gctagataagattgATTGAACAACTGATCGatgtattatacataattaatccTGACTTTCCCTCATCGTTGCAGTGTACACAGACCAGCCAGTGTCTTCGGCATCACCGCCCACCCGGGACAAGATCAATGGCGAGGAGAAGGCCCGGTCCCGCCGTCGGGACACCTGGGCCGAGCCCACCACCACGCCGGCTGCTGATGACGGTAAGATAATAATGTCAATACCTCCTGCCCCTGGTCGCTTGTAAGAAATTGCGGTCAACAATAACGCCGCCAATTAAGTcataaattaagttttctttgtcGAATTTTGGTCACATAACAATTTACTCCCCATTCCTTTCTTTGCTTTTATATCCCCTTCTATGATCACCAAGAACCAAAGacgaagaagagcttacatggaacaaattaaagagaaagcgcacgtcgtgtcttataaggaaatcAAAGAATTGGCTCTTGAtaataatggagaatgctactacaccgacaagatcgtggctcttaaattaatgatgatgatgaacaattTACTAATTTGTAACCCTTCGCCGCCCACAGCGAGCGTAGTCCGCTCCCCACTGCTGCATCAGCACCCGCAGTACGACGAGCAGTTGCGCGACATCGCCGCGTCGCTCACAAGGCCGCGCTCGCGCCGCGCACTACCCCCCACGCTTGAGCGACCCACCAGGCTTCCTCCCGAGCGACTACcggtatgtacacatacatagaCCGAGGGGTCTGAAAtcaccacattgaaacaattcatctaaaaatcaatattgcaattttatatttgcaataacagtaagtgcgcattgtcaacaagtgtcaaatagctttgcttttttagatgaattgctccaagGTGGCGTTTTTAACCTCATCAGGCCGTGTTCGCGCTGCCCGCTCTAATAGCGACTCACCAGCCCAACACTTTTCCAGCTACAATATTTTCTTTGCAAATTCCAGGCTCGAGGATCTCCAGACGGCGGCGCACCACCAGAAGAGGGCGCCTCTAGCTCAGCAAGCGAGGGCAGCGAGCCAGCAGACGCTGTTGAAGCCACGGAAACCAACGAAGTTGGCCGAGTGGAACTGCCAGCGGAACGACTACTCCACGCCAGGGCCGGGTGGCTGCAAAGAAGAGGAGCTGGTGGCTGGTCCCGTCACTGGTTCGTGCTCAGAGGAGCAGCTTTACTGTACTTCAGAGATCCTCACGCTGAACACAGAGGATTGATGGACGGAGTCATCGATCTTAGTGGAGTAGCCAGAGTAGTCGAGCTGCCGACATCTGCGTCTACGAATGGATACGCCTTTGAGACTGAGGTGAgggatgttatgttaaataatcTTGAAAAGCTCTTTTTGTACTCGaacgtaaaattataaaaaatagtcTTCCGTTTTATATTGGGGCATCCTCATATCAGTTGTACTCTTTaccatttatttttcaattgcaATCTGTActtgtatttattttcagacttgGGATGGCAAACACATAGTCCTAGCAGCGGTAACGGCCGGTATCAGAGCCAACTGGGTATCAGCCATTCGAAGAACCGCTGGACTACCAGACTCCGGACCTCTGTCACTAATTCTTCGCGAAGACACGGTCGACCAAACATCAGAATCATCAGCATCACCAGTCACTCCGGTGACGCCAATCACTGGAAGATCAGCGCCATTTTCATCTGATGAAGAGTATAGAACTGCGTCTGAAGGTGGCCGGCGAGATAGTGCTGATTGGGGAGACGTGGCTCCACAACCGCCTCCATCCCCGATCCTCAGCCGTACTCCTATATCCAAAGTCAAAGAAAAAGTTCGCGCCAGAGGTTGCCATCAAATGCCACCTCGAAGCGACCTGCCAAAGGATAAGGACGAAGTTGACGCCACCAAAGAAAAAGAACGCCCGACTGAAGAAGTCGATGAAAACGAGAAACCCAACGAACCACGAAAACGCAGCTACATATCAACCATCGACAAGCAGTCCATTGAAATCGATGACTTACGTAAGCAACTGAAACTTGCGCTGAGCGATGTCAACGCTGCTGAATCAGAACTTGCAAGATTACGCAAGCTAAAGTCAGAAGCAGCGTTGAGAGAGAAAAAGATGGAAGAATTAGTCACAACCTTGCAAAAGAAAGAGGATGAACTTTCAGTCAGAACTAAAGAAGCAGAAAACTTAGTTGCTATCAAACAGTTATACAATCAAGATAAAACTATGTGGGAAACTAAGTTAACTGAGACACAGAACTTCTTAAAGGAGTCGACAGAGCATTGCGAACTGTTGACCAGACAACTAACATCAGCGCAAGAAACTATCAAACAGTTGCAACGAGAACTAAACGAACTTAACGAAAAACTACTAAAGAGTGTTAAAGAAAACGACAATCTGTACTCGAGGATACGAGAACTTGAAGGCAGAGTCGTTGCAGAGTCACCTACAAGAGAAAAAAGGAAAAGCATTGGTTCTCTCAGTGAtctaactaatataaaccaAGACTTAAATCTTGAAGGTTTGGAGAAGAGTAGACTTATCGAAGAATATGTCAATTTAAGAGGAAGGTTCCTTAAAGCGATTCAAGAAATCAAGGCTATGAAGAAGGAACTCAGGGAGTCTCACAATATGTACGACGAACTTGAAATAACAAATATGAAATTAAGGAATGAGATGAAACTGAGGGAACAATGTAGTAGGTCAGAAATCGATCTAATGGCGGCTCGTATCCTTGACTTAACACAGAAGTTAACAGCATCAGATAAACAAGTGAGAACATTGAAACATAAAATCCAAAAATCTGAATCAAGAGAAAAGAGGCGCAGTCTTTCGCTAAAAGGAAGGGAGTCTTTCACTCTTAGTAAAGAAGTGGAAGAGAAACTGACGGAACTTGAAAACAAAATAACGATGCTGGAGACTGGGGAGCCCGTCCCTACAATCAACTCGCCTTCTAAGAGTGCCTCACCTGCCAAAGAAAAAGCAACCAAAACAGACACTCTTTCAGATGAGAAACGAATGAAAAGATTAGCTGCACGACTCAGAAGAAAGTCATTAGATAGCGCAACAAGTTCAGAGCCGATGAAGATGCTGGTAAGATTGAGTTCGCTAGAAACCAAAGTAGCTTCCGCCTTAGAGAATCGTCGAGATCTCACAAACTCCTGTGAGTCTTTAAGTCAAGCAACGAGGTCGTCTGATAGTCCAATCTTCAATGACAGTCCAGAAGGCTCAAGCTCCAGCATCGGTACACAATCACAGAGGCACCTCTTAGACAGACTGCAAAGTTTGGAAAGTGTAGTGATACATTCAAGAAATAAGGTGAATGAGTGTCTCTGTCAAATGAGCGCTATGAGGGCAGCTAAGACAAGGAGGTCGCCGTCGCCTAGtcttgaaaaaaaatacagcatCAGATCAATGGAGAAATGCCTTACAGATGTCAGCAAAAGGCTGCAGGACTGCTTTGACAAATGTGTGGTTGACTGTGACCAAGTACATGATTTGGAAGTCAACGACAGCGTTGCACAAGTAGTCGTGCAATTGGAAGAGCAACTGCGAACAAAACTTCTAGAAATATCTAGAAGGAAGGCAGCGCTATATGAGGCTGGAGAACTAACACAGAGAAAGAGCCTAGAAATTCTGGCAGAAAAATTGGCGTATGAGGCAGTCCTGATCAGCAGGATTCAAGAGGCTTTAGAATCGTCCAACGGGAGTCGATTCTTCGCTAGGTTAATAAAGTCTGAAATAATCGAAACTAGTCAATTAATCGATAACCTTAAGTGTAAGATGACGGGCGACAGTTACAAGAGCATCAACAGCACCAGGAGTTCACTCGATTATCTCGCTAGGATACTGTCTAGAAAGATCGATATCATGAACAACTCTAAAGAATCAAGAGACGTTCGCAAATCTGAATTGATTATTCATAGTGCGGACCTCGAGGCTCTTAAATCATCGCAAAAGGAAGTAGCGGATGCTGTAGACAGATACAAGACAGAGAAGCTGGCCGAATTGTGCTCAGCTCTGGCGTGTGAGACTCTTAGTTACGTGACGCCAAGTGACAATGACTTTGACCAGCAGCGAGCGAACGTAGAAGCGGCAAGAGTGCGCGAAGCATGGGCGGCAGCGCGAGACGCGTTAGGCGCTGAACTAGTGCAAGCCGAAGTAGCTCGGGCTCTGAGCCGCGCCGCGCAACTCTGCGAGGACCAACTCGATGACGCTCGCAAATGTCGCCTGACGATGACGGCGCAGGACCGCGCTGACTTGGAACTGTGGTGGCAGGCGGCGCACGACCACCTGCGCTGTGAGATGGACGTTGCCGTTAGAGACATCGCATCACGATATAGAGAATGCCTGACCGTGGATCGGCGCACGAAGGAGAGTTCACCTGGACTGGATAGTCGCGTTCTGCTGCAGCAACTAGCCGAGGTCCTCGCGCAAAAGGCGCTGGTAGATGCGCGCATCGCGGTCGTGGAAGGCACGTACCACGCGTCGTCTCCGCAGGAAAGCGACTCACAGTCTCAGAGGTCGGACGCCATCTCCTCGCTGGACACGGACCCGTCACAGGAGGCGGAGTTCGTGTACCTGTTCCAACACTTCTCGAACGAGTGCCGAGCGCTCTTCTCCAGTGACTGTTCGGGTAACAGTGAAGACTCGATGAAGATCGGCGAGAGCCTCGAGCGGGTAGAAGCGGCGGTGCTGGCCGTTCAGCGGCAGCTAGCAGGGGACGAGGGGGCCGGCGCCCCCTCTCCGTTGGCCACGACGGGGGGTTGTGAGGGGGAGGGGGGCGTGCTCGGCCGCGTGGAGGCGCTGCGACGCCGCGTCGAAGCTCTGCAAGCGCTGGTGCCCTGCCAGCACTGCAAGCAGCTGCAAGACGCGCTCGACAGGTAAGAGTCACTTAAGTTGTCGTTTTTTTGCCATTCCAAAAGTTGTATTAGTAAAATGTCATATAGTGTACCCAACCCCTGATCCTCGTGGTGGTCCGCAGGCTGCAGGCGGAGCGCGCCCGCTCGGAGTGCGCGCTCTCGCAGCAGGCGGGTGcgctggcggcggcgcggcgtgcgCGCGCGCAGCTGGCGGCGCAGCACGAGCGGGAGCGCGCCGCGCTGCGCGAGCGAGCGCGCACGCTGCAGCGCCGCCTGGCCGCGCTCGACTCCGAGTACTCCGCGCAGCTGGACAGCCTGAGAGCCGCTTACCAGGTAAACCTTCTCTTTCATCATTCACAATTCTTTAATAATTACATACTGATCACTATGttgttccccatttgtccggtcaagtagttaatgatatTTGCACTTACATTAAATCACACAAGTTCACGACTATTTCTCGTTAGAATAGGTACCACGCAATCCACTTACTCCAATCCTGGCACGCAATTTTTCATCAGACTATAGaacatgcatgctcgccggtttaaaaTACCCTTGACCTaactttttctttaaaacatcgtGGATCGCGGTAagtaggccttcctcttccgatCCTACCACTTGGGTGTAAGTCATCATAAATCAAAATCATGTCCAAAAAAGATACAAGACAAGCATTTGGAGGTCGCTGACTGTCCCCTTGTATCCTCAGAGCGCGGTAGCAGCGGACACGCACGGCGACGGGCTGCGCGCGCGCTACCAGCAGGAGATCGAGCAGCTGCGCGCGCTCTGCGAGAAGGGACTGCTGGCCATGGAGAGCTCACACCGCCGCATCGTGCGCGAGATGGAGGAGAAGCACCGCGCCGAAAGGGAGCAGCTCAGGTACGTTgacacaactttttttttccactagTGAACAAAAAATGTCTTTCTGTTAAAATAGTTTGGCTTTTGTCCATACTCTCACCCGATGGTGAGTGAAtgaaatcaatcatttattcgcagAAGATTCCCAGAAGTCTTACAGACCTCCGGAACGTTTTTGGGCATCGTTGATTGAAACTAATTTTAGAACAAGTTGCCAACGTATTTATTTCCCGAAACAAATCAGCATTAAGCTCACTACTAAATTcccaattgcggtagtcagaggtacatccagtgcaagatgaactaagtacccacatctcaccaagctttctgtaagaccaacgtaATATGTGATGAGGAtgagacgtatcgccgtctataatggtcgtgccaactgtgttagtgaaaactgcactaagataaatgaataattcATTGGTATAAATCCGGTGCCGGGGTTGTCccggtttgagaagcaagtcgatGTACCATAGGACCACAGTGAATAAATTGGATTGGGGTTTTGGGAAGGAGGTAGGTTAGGTAACGCTGGGGATACGATGAATTGAAAATGAGAGAGCATTAGATCAAAAGGAAGCTCAGCATGCTAGCATCTTCCAAAAGTTTCTTCATCTTTCACCTTCTTTTAGTGGTGGTGAAGTCAAATTTAAACTAATAACCAACTAACACACCTTTCCAGGCTAGACAAAGAGCAAGCATTAGCTGAAGAGACCCGCGCGACGTTAGCTGCGCTCGACGCGATGCGGAAAGCGCATGAGAGCGAAGTGAGGCGCGAGGTGGACAAGTTTAAGACGGATTTCCTGAGCCGCGGCGCTGTCAGCGGGGAACTCACACAGATCAGCTCTCGGCACCAGTAAGTAGCCATCACTATTATTATAGGAGTGATcttatgtcatcatcactaatttaagagccacgctcttgtcggtgtagcattctccgtgctactttgtagggaaaaatagagcaatggtttccttcttgccttccgctctgCAGTAgtctgtctgacgtgagtgggatagcgcccagagtagtccatttcaaagccgtactaggactcctgtccaccGCCTCTGATTAGTACTGACTTACTGGTGTCAAGTTCCAAGTTACAGTTTTTGTGACTTGCTCCTTCCGTCCTCCAATGCCGTacctcccatctccgcctctgcaaccgttgaggtctttacCCGTATCCTTGGataagggttctacgttataccccgtaggtcctGTCCtgtccgaactcagccaccatctcactccggcatactgaagtaagaggcgcccacccccgcggcaaaaGCGCGCTGAACAGGatttgccccagtggagggcagagatgatgatgataatcttATGTATGGATGTATTATTTGCACAAAATTAGGCTAGAGTATTAGGCAGAGGAACATAGTTATACAGCCTAGTCAGATGAGATATTTCTTCATGTAATTTCTGGAAGCCTAAGccatttattttcttcttgtCTTTGTTTTCGAtaatacgctagtttccaattagtcaagtGAGATAATTTTTCCAAAAATTGTCTATGGAATTCGTATCTTAATACTGTCGCATCATCAATAGAAGCGGTGAACCATTGTTTATTGGTACAtaattcgaattcaaattctaaaataattaaaaagaaaaacctaACATCCGTCTTTCCCTTCACAGACAAGAGATGGAAGAGATCAAGCGTGAGATTCTGTCTCTCTCTGAGAAGTACTCTGTCAAGTGCGTGGAGTCAGCCGCGCTGGAGGAGAGGCTTGCCACCGCCACCGCGCAGCTTGCGCAGGCGCACAACCATATCATGCAACTTGACGCCAGGTAAGATGCTGCTTTGAACTATTAGAGAGTGACTGAGAGAGAACCTGCACCGGTCAACTCTGGCCAAATTAAACTGATTGAATAAAtgaaatacttactaaaaacaaaatcaaccaAGGCCGCAAACTAAAACTTCATCGAGTTAGATTGCAGCGACATAAAACTCATATCAAGTGGCCGTAAAcaacatatttaaaatatcaaaataagtaaatttcggtggccgtaaattaatcgaaacattttgtattttaaggggctgaggggtctTTGAGGTCTCGCACTGGTCATGAACAAGATTATTCGTCATTTTAGCATTTATTTTCTTGCATAGCTAACAGATATTACGATGGTATTTTCAGAAACAAACAGCTGCGCGCGCACATAATGTCCGAagccaatgaaataaaaaactcTGAGGCGTCATCTCTCGCGCAGCTCATCGAAGACACTGGGCCGGtacgttccaaattcaaaccAAACTTTTTAATCCCACACACGATGACCACGGTACACGCTTATACTGCCAAAGCTTATAGCGCTTTATAGACACGACACAAATTACTCATTCGCTGTAGATCGCTCCACGCTTGCATGACATCATGCGTACGCACATAACAAAGTCATCTTAACAATCATTACGTAgcgatttttaattattatgtccGTAGAATTAGATATTAGTTTTTGCAAGGAATTTTAGTTCCGCAGATTTtagtttttgttaaatttttagTTGTGATTATCACTTTCTTGCACCCATTTGTAAATATCTCTTGTCCTAAGAATATCTGTTTAGATTCGATCTCTTTCGATGGTTCGCACAAACTGagctgttttgtttttatttatttattcagtacACTAAAAACAGAAAATCCATTCCATTCCTTTAGAGCGACAGTTTATCTTATTTAGATAAAGTAAAACGATTCGAATTATCTAAACTTGTGATTTTAGGTGTGTTTCTACTGTTAAACTACTTGCTGATAAATAACAAACGTATTTAGATAAATAGCagaaccacaccccggacactccatacaaaaatctcgtgcTTACAGTATGCcatctaacgcgtaagtgcgagggagataTATAGTACGCGCGCGCTCTCTTTCTCCATAACGGCTTACGACCATTTAGACTAGATTTAAGACCTAGATTGTGAgataaatctagctcggcaacCACACGAATAGACCACATTTGACTTgctcaaacataaattataaaatgctaatcttttcgacttatttccgaattttatttataaattaagtaacaacgAGTACTTCGTTTGACGGCTTTTAttgattgttttaagtttacgcggttattggtgctaattcctgtaaataccatctaattttattttaagttatatctgtcattttcttatccgccgaaaaggaaagggacgggtaatcgacaagcataaaatttatggaacatacgtcaattttaagcacaaatctaaaccaaccgtctaaaaattttacatccgtcaataacccgacacattcatttactcattcttcctaaaattaagagctgtgaatcatccgtccctttccttttcgacgaatatgaaaatgacggatataacttaaaataaaattaggaatcggggccattatcataattaaaacacataataacgggttcttaccgcgtttaaaatagggatatgagactcccgatatttcgacactgttgcaagtgccatgatcacgggatgactgatgagattggagtggagtaggtagactGTAGAGaggcttttattgatgacgtcacatgacactatttccgtacaaacttcaaagaaaactttcgctTGGACATTTAGCCTATTAGTGCGGGACGGAGATTCTatccattctatacgtagaattattcTTTAGTCTATGACTGTGTGTCATGTATCAGACACTCATCAACAATTGGTTAGCTAAACATCTATCTAGTAGACGAACTGTCGCGCTAAACCCAACGGAATCCTCAAACAGCTGATTTAGTGCGAGCCGCGGTAGCTATAGTAGATGTGGACACTGTGTAATATTGCAATACGGTACATGTGGGCCACTAACAGCATGGGAGGGCGGAGGCGCCGCTCTGGGCGCACCTGAGACACCTGGCCGCCGCCTGGCAGCGCGTCGGCAACACAGGTAACATACACTATTGTACAGATAGGTTATTGTGTTAGTCAACTCAAaattttattcattaggtaacatagtcacactttgaatcgtatttttttttatataaaaatatattttttgtcgaacgtctcatcctaaAGCTACTGCTTATCACCTATATAGCCGGTGAGAAGTAGCTGCAAGAacaacctcggcacaaggccctagacaTTTTTTAAAAGAGTCCTTTTTtctagacggcaatacggctcaccacgctGGTTTAACAGGGGGCTTAAAATGttcacaccgaagcaattcatctaaaaaagcaatattgatgaattgtttcaatgtggacTTTTTAGACTCCCGAGAAGCTCGGTGAGACGCGGGTATTTAGTAAATCATAATAAGAATGTATCgctgaaaaaagtttttatcctggaactgtcaaaatttaagaacacttttAACAGTTAgcgggctttttggcgggaacggaaacgggacagttgcttttttcattgaataatctaaataattaatacgaagtgatgttttgtgattaatgatcgcattaagttagtcggaaaacattcgcgacagtgttattatatcggtatattcaataaacaaagtgtacctatctattttcgcttcgtgccaacaagccgcttcataactcgtacgtttatgcggacttttgagttaattcgtttggggttcgtagtgcgagtctgctccgagggtgggggcttaggtttcatcattcatcgtcatcacctttcatcattttattcatgatcaagaaaaaaaaatacgtaagacatggctgtatgggcatcaaatgggcatagttccctttgtcttactcttcggggaaaacaaaaaaaaattatagtaGCGACAACTGAtaggagaaataggcagtttttatccttattGGGCATAAAATGGGCCAATTTATTAGATAGTCGTGATGAAAGTAAGTAAATGAAAGCGTTTGTATCTGTGGTcaaaaaattacagaaaaaaCTATTAATATCGGCCATTTTGAAGAAAAAAGCTAACAACTTTGTTGTAGAGAATGTTCAAATAGTTTAACGTTAATTTAGTTATTGGTTCGTTTATTTCACTAGTTTTATTATTAGTGTGTAATATAACAAAACTTAATACCTACGAGTATAACGAAGATACAGGTAAATAGCAGCGTAAAGATGTAGTCTATTGAGATGTAGAATTTTGTAGATTATCCTTTAagcacattttctttttttatacaattctctttttaacttcttatttttttcttttaggttacattataattatattgcaagttattttaagtaaaataaaaacta
The nucleotide sequence above comes from Pectinophora gossypiella chromosome 6, ilPecGoss1.1, whole genome shotgun sequence. Encoded proteins:
- the LOC126367737 gene encoding protein outspread isoform X3 gives rise to the protein MSGRSDCRKFAPNIFNKSKCTNCFRQKEEHSAEALESNRASRKISKCGYLFVAPGWDFSNPLYRTKRWQRRWFVLYDDGELTYSLDEHPDTVPQASVDMTTVVEVSEADSVTGHPHSLAITAPERVTFVKGTCREEARWWADVLSVYPRSKGRHKRNATFPGGQTGSLLQSSTTRKYSADASTLRDVADGCGVRARCCPGTTTWPGPRVQPPQPEIPSLAAPATVDTKVYTDQPVSSASPPTRDKINGEEKARSRRRDTWAEPTTTPAADDASVVRSPLLHQHPQYDEQLRDIAASLTRPRSRRALPPTLERPTRLPPERLPARGSPDGGAPPEEGASSSASEGSEPADAVEATETNEVGRVELPAERLLHARAGWLQRRGAGGWSRHWFVLRGAALLYFRDPHAEHRGLMDGVIDLSGVARVVELPTSASTNGYAFETETWDGKHIVLAAVTAGIRANWVSAIRRTAGLPDSGPLSLILREDTVDQTSESSASPVTPVTPITGRSAPFSSDEEYRTASEGGRRDSADWGDVAPQPPPSPILSRTPISKVKEKVRARGCHQMPPRSDLPKDKDEVDATKEKERPTEEVDENEKPNEPRKRSYISTIDKQSIEIDDLRKQLKLALSDVNAAESELARLRKLKSEAALREKKMEELVTTLQKKEDELSVRTKEAENLVAIKQLYNQDKTMWETKLTETQNFLKESTEHCELLTRQLTSAQETIKQLQRELNELNEKLLKSVKENDNLYSRIRELEGRVVAESPTREKRKSIGSLSDLTNINQDLNLEGLEKSRLIEEYVNLRGRFLKAIQEIKAMKKELRESHNMYDELEITNMKLRNEMKLREQCSRSEIDLMAARILDLTQKLTASDKQVRTLKHKIQKSESREKRRSLSLKGRESFTLSKEVEEKLTELENKITMLETGEPVPTINSPSKSASPAKEKATKTDTLSDEKRMKRLAARLRRKSLDSATSSEPMKMLVRLSSLETKVASALENRRDLTNSCESLSQATRSSDSPIFNDSPEGSSSSIGTQSQRHLLDRLQSLESVVIHSRNKVNECLCQMSAMRAAKTRRSPSPSLEKKYSIRSMEKCLTDVSKRLQDCFDKCVVDCDQVHDLEVNDSVAQVVVQLEEQLRTKLLEISRRKAALYEAGELTQRKSLEILAEKLAYEAVLISRIQEALESSNGSRFFARLIKSEIIETSQLIDNLKCKMTGDSYKSINSTRSSLDYLARILSRKIDIMNNSKESRDVRKSELIIHSADLEALKSSQKEVADAVDRYKTEKLAELCSALACETLSYVTPSDNDFDQQRANVEAARVREAWAAARDALGAELVQAEVARALSRAAQLCEDQLDDARKCRLTMTAQDRADLELWWQAAHDHLRCEMDVAVRDIASRYRECLTVDRRTKESSPGLDSRVLLQQLAEVLAQKALVDARIAVVEGTYHASSPQESDSQSQRSDAISSLDTDPSQEAEFVYLFQHFSNECRALFSSDCSGNSEDSMKIGESLERVEAAVLAVQRQLAGDEGAGAPSPLATTGGCEGEGGVLGRVEALRRRVEALQALVPCQHCKQLQDALDRLQAERARSECALSQQAGALAAARRARAQLAAQHERERAALRERARTLQRRLAALDSEYSAQLDSLRAAYQSAVAADTHGDGLRARYQQEIEQLRALCEKGLLAMESSHRRIVREMEEKHRAEREQLRLDKEQALAEETRATLAALDAMRKAHESEVRREVDKFKTDFLSRGAVSGELTQISSRHQQEMEEIKREILSLSEKYSVKCVESAALEERLATATAQLAQAHNHIMQLDARNKQLRAHIMSEANEIKNSEASSLAQLIEDTGPN